From a region of the Magnetococcales bacterium genome:
- a CDS encoding flagellar motor protein MotB translates to MADCPKCKKGAPAYMMTFGDMMSLLLTFFVLLLSMAQLDIVKFKTAAGSLRNAFGVQTVEQINADPSGESLIATEFSQQIILVKLREKLEVLSRPMVDNGDAELMETEQGFSLQINDQALFTSGTLQIQPETEIVLLQIAASIADIPNLIRVTGHTDAQPPDPTGPFSTNWGISGAKAAAVIDLMTVKGGIDPNRLQLRGMAEFEPAENKKIHPLKSEKMRPSPLQNARVEIMISRETRPVYIKPDLTADPLGLQSPKGADKNSPVDPIGLKPPLIIEQNPSPARAGTMGKVPENF, encoded by the coding sequence ATGGCCGATTGCCCAAAATGCAAAAAAGGGGCACCAGCATACATGATGACCTTCGGCGACATGATGTCGCTGTTGTTGACTTTTTTTGTGTTGCTGCTCTCCATGGCCCAGTTGGATATCGTCAAATTCAAGACGGCAGCAGGTTCCCTGCGCAATGCGTTTGGGGTCCAGACCGTCGAACAAATCAATGCCGACCCCTCTGGCGAATCCCTGATTGCCACCGAATTTTCCCAGCAGATCATTCTGGTCAAGCTACGGGAAAAACTGGAGGTTCTCTCCCGACCCATGGTGGACAATGGGGATGCGGAATTGATGGAGACCGAACAGGGGTTTTCGTTGCAGATCAATGATCAGGCACTTTTTACCAGTGGTACGCTGCAAATCCAACCGGAAACCGAGATTGTTTTGTTGCAGATTGCGGCCTCCATTGCCGACATTCCCAACCTGATTCGCGTGACGGGTCATACCGATGCCCAGCCTCCCGACCCGACAGGACCCTTCAGCACCAATTGGGGCATATCGGGTGCCAAGGCTGCGGCAGTCATTGATCTGATGACTGTCAAAGGGGGGATTGATCCCAATCGTCTGCAACTGCGGGGCATGGCAGAGTTCGAACCGGCTGAGAACAAGAAAATCCACCCTTTGAAATCTGAAAAAATGCGCCCCAGTCCCTTGCAAAATGCCCGGGTGGAAATCATGATCTCCAGGGAGACCCGTCCGGTTTATATCAAACCCGATCTGACTGCCGATCCGTTGGGTCTGCAATCACCCAAAGGTGCCGACAAAAATTCCCCCGTCGATCCCATTGGCCTGAAGCCGCCCTTGATCATCGAACAAAACCCGTCACCCGCCCGGGCCGGAACCATGGGCAAGGTGCCGGAGAATTTTTGA
- the ftsZ gene encoding cell division protein FtsZ has translation MSIEFEQNDETKGARIKVVGVGGGGGNAINNMIQSQLDKVEFIVANTDAQALTRNLAPIRIQIGEGVTRGLGAGAKPDMGMRAAEESRERIQEALHGADMVFITAGMGGGTGTGAAPIIAKIAKEMQILTVAVVTKPFGFEGKRRMKFAEEGLAELRKHVDTVITIPNQKLLGVVGKNTTILEAFRKADDILHQAVRGITDLITIPGLINVDFADVRTVMDEMGQAMMGAAEASGDTRALDAATQAISSPLLDDVSIHGARGVLINITGGYNLALQEVDEAATVVRDMAHEDAIIVFGAVLDEAMEDSVRVTVVATGIGSAEKMAFPSRDSRDSREKPAPQQVGQQKNFRQVASAQPEKEMDAATPAEAMSKSNRRPRRRADLEEFAPVNADVLDTPTFLRRQID, from the coding sequence ATGAGCATCGAATTTGAGCAGAACGATGAAACAAAAGGAGCGCGGATCAAGGTCGTCGGCGTTGGCGGAGGCGGTGGCAATGCCATCAACAACATGATCCAGTCCCAGTTGGACAAGGTGGAGTTCATCGTTGCCAATACCGACGCGCAGGCCCTGACCCGGAATCTGGCTCCCATCCGCATCCAGATCGGCGAAGGGGTGACCCGGGGTCTCGGGGCCGGAGCCAAACCCGATATGGGCATGCGGGCCGCCGAAGAGAGCCGGGAACGCATCCAGGAAGCCCTGCACGGGGCCGACATGGTGTTCATCACTGCCGGCATGGGTGGCGGTACCGGAACCGGCGCGGCCCCCATCATCGCCAAGATTGCCAAGGAAATGCAGATCCTGACCGTGGCCGTGGTGACCAAACCCTTCGGCTTCGAAGGCAAACGCCGCATGAAATTCGCCGAAGAAGGCTTGGCCGAACTGCGCAAACACGTCGATACGGTCATCACCATCCCCAACCAGAAACTCCTGGGCGTGGTGGGAAAAAATACCACCATCCTGGAAGCGTTCCGCAAGGCGGATGACATCCTGCACCAGGCCGTGCGCGGCATCACCGATCTGATCACCATTCCCGGCCTGATCAATGTCGATTTTGCCGATGTGCGCACCGTGATGGACGAAATGGGCCAGGCCATGATGGGAGCCGCCGAAGCCTCCGGCGATACCCGCGCCCTCGACGCCGCCACCCAGGCCATCTCCAGTCCGCTGCTCGACGATGTCTCCATCCACGGTGCCCGCGGGGTCCTGATCAACATTACCGGTGGCTACAATCTGGCCCTCCAGGAAGTGGACGAAGCTGCCACCGTGGTCCGGGACATGGCCCATGAAGATGCCATCATTGTCTTCGGTGCCGTTCTCGACGAAGCCATGGAAGATTCGGTCCGCGTCACCGTGGTGGCAACAGGCATCGGCAGCGCCGAAAAAATGGCCTTCCCCAGCCGTGACAGCCGTGACAGCCGTGAAAAGCCCGCCCCGCAACAAGTCGGTCAGCAAAAAAATTTCCGGCAGGTTGCCTCTGCCCAGCCGGAAAAAGAGATGGATGCTGCAACCCCGGCTGAAGCCATGAGCAAGTCCAACCGTCGTCCCAGGCGACGCGCCGACCTGGAAGAGTTCGCCCCGGTCAATGCCGATGTCCTGGATACCCCGACCTTCCTGCGCCGACAAATTGACTGA
- a CDS encoding DUF4390 domain-containing protein yields the protein MGLDRHFGHGQGTGENDDQGHPLHRCGRGLLLRMVQYGLGLLLLFFLTACQTEHAPPPNPLREVVASMQGNNLYAQATLTPAFQREALELLKQGEPILAAYRFRLLEVRTLLPDREVSRLKLKRRLRYHLITQRYEMQEITRGQTYYTDDDDEALQFLGHPRNILLEERKTGATTHFLLPGRRYLLETHFELEREGISRPLRFLNRLFTFWRPVDYRLVTEFRHS from the coding sequence TTGGGCCTTGATCGTCATTTCGGCCATGGGCAGGGGACTGGTGAAAACGATGATCAAGGCCATCCACTGCATCGGTGTGGCCGTGGGTTGCTGCTGCGGATGGTTCAGTATGGTCTCGGGTTGCTGTTGTTGTTTTTCCTGACGGCTTGTCAGACGGAACATGCCCCACCTCCCAATCCCCTGCGGGAGGTGGTGGCTTCCATGCAGGGGAACAATCTGTATGCCCAGGCAACCCTGACGCCGGCGTTTCAGCGCGAGGCGCTGGAACTCTTGAAACAGGGGGAGCCGATCCTGGCGGCCTATCGTTTTCGATTGCTGGAAGTGCGTACCCTCCTGCCGGATCGGGAGGTGTCGCGCTTGAAACTGAAGCGCCGTCTGCGTTACCATCTGATCACGCAACGGTATGAAATGCAGGAAATCACCCGGGGACAGACCTATTACACCGACGACGACGACGAAGCCCTGCAATTTTTGGGACATCCGCGCAACATTCTTCTGGAAGAACGTAAAACCGGGGCGACCACCCATTTTTTGCTTCCGGGGCGACGCTATCTCCTGGAGACCCATTTTGAATTGGAGCGGGAAGGCATATCGCGTCCCTTGCGTTTTTTGAACCGGTTGTTCACCTTTTGGCGACCGGTGGATTATCGTCTTGTGACGGAATTTCGTCATTCATGA
- a CDS encoding BrnT family toxin has translation MKIEFDPAKDLVNRMKHGESLREAIDLDWEKLLVSLDCRRDYGEPRQVGYAPKDGRIYCVVFVDRGDTRRIISLRKANKREVRDYVSARNIHGVHTPHS, from the coding sequence ATGAAGATTGAGTTTGATCCCGCCAAGGATTTAGTCAATCGCATGAAGCACGGGGAATCCCTGCGCGAAGCGATTGATCTTGATTGGGAAAAACTCCTTGTCTCCCTGGATTGCCGTCGCGACTATGGAGAGCCGCGCCAGGTTGGCTACGCACCAAAGGATGGAAGGATTTATTGCGTCGTGTTTGTAGACCGTGGAGATACCCGGAGAATCATCAGCCTGCGCAAAGCAAACAAACGGGAGGTCAGGGACTATGTCAGTGCCAGAAACATACATGGGGTTCATACTCCCCACTCCTGA
- a CDS encoding UDP-3-O-acyl-N-acetylglucosamine deacetylase, protein MYLQRTLKNTIRCTGIGLHGGEKTYLSLRPAPENTGIVFRRTDCRNALIPARVENVIDTRLCTTLANDDGVQVSTVEHLLAAFAGLGVDNAYIDLDTREVPIMDGSAAPFVFLIQCAGVVEQRVSRKWIRVRKPVIVEDRDKRAAFYPGDGFQVSFMIDFDHPLLTEQSVDLEITETSFVKEVSRARTFGFLKEVEKLQSNGLARGASLDNAIAIGDFRILNDGGLRYEDEFARHKIMDALGDLYLLGHPILGQFEGIRSGHTMNNMLLHKLLSQSGAWEFVEGESFDLPVPTFHPYSLGVGEPAVAFPN, encoded by the coding sequence ATGTACTTGCAAAGAACTTTAAAAAACACGATTCGTTGTACCGGTATTGGCCTGCATGGCGGCGAAAAGACCTACCTGTCGCTGCGACCGGCCCCTGAAAATACCGGTATCGTTTTTCGTCGCACGGACTGCCGGAACGCCTTGATCCCGGCCCGGGTCGAAAATGTCATCGATACGCGCCTTTGCACCACGCTCGCCAATGATGACGGGGTGCAGGTCTCCACGGTGGAACACCTCCTGGCCGCCTTCGCCGGGTTGGGCGTGGACAATGCCTACATCGATCTGGACACCCGCGAAGTGCCCATCATGGATGGCAGCGCCGCCCCGTTTGTTTTTCTGATCCAGTGCGCGGGGGTCGTGGAACAGCGCGTGTCAAGAAAATGGATCCGTGTCAGGAAACCGGTGATCGTCGAAGATCGGGACAAACGGGCCGCCTTCTATCCCGGAGACGGGTTCCAGGTCAGCTTCATGATCGATTTCGACCACCCCCTGCTGACCGAACAGAGCGTGGATCTGGAAATTACCGAAACCTCCTTCGTCAAAGAGGTGAGTCGGGCGCGTACCTTCGGCTTTCTCAAGGAAGTGGAAAAGTTGCAGTCCAATGGTCTGGCCCGGGGAGCCTCCCTGGACAATGCCATTGCCATCGGGGATTTTCGCATTCTCAACGATGGCGGTCTGCGCTATGAAGACGAGTTTGCCCGCCATAAAATCATGGATGCCCTCGGTGATCTCTATCTGCTGGGTCACCCCATCCTGGGCCAGTTCGAGGGAATCCGCTCCGGCCATACGATGAACAACATGCTGCTCCACAAATTGTTGTCCCAATCTGGAGCCTGGGAGTTTGTCGAGGGGGAGTCGTTCGATCTTCCCGTCCCAACCTTCCATCCCTATTCGCTGGGAGTGGGAGAACCCGCCGTGGCTTTTCCGAATTGA
- a CDS encoding sigma-54-dependent Fis family transcriptional regulator: protein MSHTILIVDDEESIRTSLRGILEDEEYRVLEAASGEEALRLLARQLVDAILLDIWMDGIDGIETLDRIKGQKKSAAGETHPGATSPMILAANVDAPVIMMSGHGTINTAVVATKGGAYDFLEKPLSLDRVLLLLERAIRELVLVRENRDLKARVVLDQPMIGDTPIMRELDQQIRRVAPTSGWVLITGENGTGKEVAARRIHKFSQRAEGPFITVNSAAIPETLIESELFGYEPGGMNEEKDPRVGRFEQGHRGTVFLDEIGDMALNTQAKILRILQEQRFQRVGGSREVQVDVRVIAASNKNLEELIAQGRFRADLFYRLNVIPLRVPPLRERREDIPALVAYFIGQHQSVTPHWSFAQQALDLLAEYHWPGNVRELKNLVERLLIMAPGPVLRPEDLPDFIVRRDREVQSPWEQLLRSANLRTAREEFERHYLAEHLARHQGNISRTAEAVGMERSALHRKLKSLGLG, encoded by the coding sequence ATGAGTCACACCATCCTGATCGTGGACGATGAAGAGTCCATCCGCACCAGTTTGCGGGGCATTCTGGAGGACGAGGAGTATCGGGTCCTGGAGGCTGCCTCGGGCGAAGAAGCCCTGCGCCTGCTGGCGCGCCAGCTCGTGGATGCCATTCTCCTGGATATCTGGATGGATGGCATCGACGGTATCGAAACGTTGGATCGCATCAAGGGGCAGAAAAAATCAGCCGCCGGCGAGACCCATCCGGGAGCGACGTCCCCGATGATTCTGGCCGCCAATGTCGATGCCCCGGTCATCATGATGTCGGGGCATGGCACCATCAATACCGCCGTGGTGGCCACCAAGGGTGGTGCCTACGATTTTCTTGAAAAACCCCTCTCCCTGGATCGGGTCCTGCTGCTGCTGGAGCGGGCCATCCGGGAGCTGGTCCTGGTGCGGGAAAATCGCGATCTCAAGGCGCGGGTGGTCCTGGATCAACCCATGATCGGCGATACACCCATCATGCGGGAGTTGGACCAGCAGATCCGCCGGGTGGCTCCGACCAGCGGCTGGGTTTTGATTACCGGCGAAAATGGTACCGGCAAGGAGGTGGCTGCCCGCCGCATCCATAAATTTTCGCAGCGGGCGGAAGGTCCCTTCATCACCGTCAATTCGGCGGCCATTCCGGAAACCCTGATCGAAAGCGAACTGTTCGGATATGAACCAGGCGGCATGAACGAAGAGAAGGATCCCCGGGTGGGACGCTTCGAACAGGGGCATCGGGGCACGGTCTTTCTCGATGAGATTGGCGACATGGCCCTGAATACCCAGGCCAAAATATTGCGCATCCTCCAGGAACAGCGTTTCCAGCGGGTGGGGGGGAGTCGGGAAGTCCAGGTGGATGTCCGGGTGATCGCCGCTTCCAACAAAAACCTGGAAGAGCTGATTGCCCAGGGCCGCTTTCGGGCCGACCTTTTCTATCGTTTGAACGTGATTCCGTTACGGGTTCCTCCCTTGCGGGAGCGGCGCGAGGATATTCCGGCCCTGGTGGCCTATTTTATCGGTCAGCACCAGAGTGTCACACCACACTGGAGTTTTGCCCAACAAGCACTCGATCTGTTGGCCGAGTATCACTGGCCGGGCAATGTCCGGGAGTTGAAAAACCTCGTGGAACGCCTGCTGATCATGGCCCCCGGACCGGTGCTGCGTCCCGAGGATTTGCCGGACTTTATCGTGCGGCGTGACCGCGAGGTGCAATCTCCCTGGGAGCAGCTCCTGCGCAGCGCCAATCTGCGCACCGCCAGGGAGGAGTTTGAACGGCACTATCTGGCGGAACACTTGGCCCGCCATCAGGGCAACATTTCCCGCACGGCGGAAGCGGTGGGCATGGAACGGTCGGCGTTGCACCGCAAGCTGAAATCTCTGGGGTTGGGTTGA
- a CDS encoding type II toxin-antitoxin system HicB family antitoxin — translation MQQTYTAVIKQVDGFWIGWIEEISGVNCQEMTRESLLESLVVTLREAIEFNRIARTREPSFRDQLASHAGDAWP, via the coding sequence ATGCAACAGACTTATACGGCTGTTATCAAACAAGTGGATGGCTTCTGGATTGGATGGATCGAAGAAATCTCCGGGGTGAATTGTCAGGAAATGACACGTGAATCCCTGCTGGAATCGCTGGTGGTGACGTTACGGGAAGCGATTGAGTTCAATCGGATCGCACGGACAAGAGAACCTTCATTTCGGGATCAACTGGCCAGTCACGCAGGGGACGCATGGCCATGA
- a CDS encoding MotA/TolQ/ExbB proton channel family protein, with protein MDVATIVGLLAGLGLISWAILIGGTFAMFIDIPSVLITCGGTVCAMFVRHKLSEIANVAAVTAKVFVVKEQSLEKVISQLVDLANIARKDGILALEKVKASDPFLQSAITYCVDGADPEFLADVLNKEVDALAQRHAKGIAFMEGVAEFGPAFGMIGTLIGLVQMLANMQDASKIGPAMAVALITTFYGALMANLIASPIATKLSSYSAEEQKVRKVIIDGMLGIQKGLNPRLLQEALLTALPPKQREL; from the coding sequence ATGGATGTTGCGACAATCGTTGGTCTCCTGGCCGGTCTTGGCTTGATTTCCTGGGCCATCCTCATTGGTGGCACCTTTGCAATGTTTATCGACATACCGAGTGTGTTGATCACATGCGGGGGCACGGTTTGCGCCATGTTCGTGCGGCACAAGCTGAGCGAAATCGCCAATGTGGCGGCAGTCACCGCCAAGGTGTTCGTGGTCAAGGAGCAGAGTCTGGAAAAGGTCATTTCCCAATTGGTGGATTTGGCCAACATCGCCCGCAAGGATGGCATCCTGGCCCTGGAAAAAGTCAAGGCCAGTGATCCGTTCCTGCAATCGGCCATTACCTACTGCGTCGATGGTGCTGACCCGGAATTTCTGGCGGATGTTCTCAACAAGGAGGTTGATGCTCTGGCACAACGCCATGCAAAAGGAATTGCCTTCATGGAGGGTGTTGCCGAATTCGGCCCGGCCTTTGGCATGATCGGAACGTTGATCGGCCTGGTGCAAATGCTCGCCAATATGCAGGATGCATCGAAAATCGGTCCGGCCATGGCGGTGGCCTTGATCACCACGTTTTATGGTGCCTTGATGGCCAATCTCATTGCCTCGCCCATTGCCACCAAACTCTCCAGCTACAGTGCCGAAGAACAAAAAGTGCGCAAGGTCATCATCGATGGCATGCTCGGCATCCAGAAAGGCCTCAATCCACGTCTGTTGCAGGAGGCCCTGCTGACCGCGCTGCCACCCAAACAGCGTGAACTGTGA
- the nhaD gene encoding sodium:proton antiporter NhaD: MWIAAIVPLWGWPGLTWASTGGTGAATRHLDLTNHSVGIFALWTFIVSYLFVMTEEFTHLRKSKPVLLAAGAMWAMIAWVYAEHNLPGVVGEALRHNLLDYAELFLFLLVAMTYINTLDERQVFQALRSWLIRTGFGYRKLFWLTGVLAFFISPVADNMTTALLMCAVVLAVGKDNTRFVALSCINIVVAANAGGAFSPFGDITTLMVWQKGVIPFAGFFALFIPALVNWLVPCAIMHFSVPDERPAPSQEVVRMRRGAKRAIFLFLLTIMTSVSFHQYLHLPPAAGMMLGLAYIQFLGFYLKTTVERYRRQHPENSHPLKSNEFIGDIRFDIFRELGRAEWDTLMFFYGVVLCVGGLGFLGFLALVSQALYVEWSPTLANVSVGVLSAIVDNIPVMFAILTMMPAMDAGQWLLVTLTAGVGGSLLSIGSAAGVALMGQARGKYTFFSHLKWTPVVALGFAASIGAHLLVNSHLFNNVAVIVH, from the coding sequence ATGTGGATCGCAGCGATTGTTCCGCTGTGGGGATGGCCGGGTCTGACCTGGGCGTCCACAGGGGGGACCGGTGCGGCCACCAGGCACCTGGATTTGACCAACCACAGCGTGGGCATATTTGCCTTGTGGACTTTCATCGTCTCCTATCTGTTCGTCATGACAGAAGAGTTTACACACCTGCGCAAGTCCAAACCGGTCCTGCTGGCGGCGGGTGCCATGTGGGCCATGATTGCCTGGGTCTATGCCGAACACAACCTGCCCGGCGTGGTCGGGGAAGCCTTGCGCCACAATCTGCTGGACTATGCAGAGTTGTTTCTGTTTCTGCTCGTTGCAATGACCTATATCAATACATTGGATGAGCGGCAGGTGTTTCAGGCCTTGCGCTCCTGGCTCATTCGGACCGGTTTCGGCTATCGGAAACTGTTCTGGTTGACCGGAGTCCTGGCCTTTTTCATTTCACCGGTGGCGGACAACATGACCACCGCCCTGCTCATGTGTGCCGTGGTGCTGGCCGTCGGCAAGGACAATACCCGCTTTGTCGCGCTCTCCTGCATCAACATCGTGGTGGCAGCCAATGCCGGAGGCGCGTTCAGCCCCTTTGGCGACATCACCACCCTGATGGTGTGGCAAAAAGGGGTCATTCCCTTTGCCGGCTTTTTTGCCTTGTTCATCCCGGCATTGGTCAACTGGCTGGTTCCCTGTGCCATCATGCATTTTTCCGTGCCCGACGAACGACCGGCACCCAGCCAGGAAGTCGTGCGGATGCGGCGCGGTGCCAAACGAGCCATCTTCCTGTTCCTTCTCACCATCATGACCTCGGTTTCGTTTCACCAATATTTGCATCTTCCCCCGGCAGCCGGCATGATGCTTGGTCTGGCCTATATCCAGTTTCTGGGCTTTTACCTGAAAACGACCGTCGAACGCTATCGCCGCCAACATCCGGAAAATTCCCACCCGTTGAAATCCAACGAATTTATCGGCGATATTCGCTTCGACATTTTTCGTGAATTGGGGCGGGCCGAATGGGATACCCTGATGTTTTTCTATGGGGTCGTTCTCTGTGTTGGAGGGTTGGGTTTCCTGGGTTTCCTGGCCCTCGTTTCCCAGGCCCTGTATGTCGAATGGAGTCCGACCCTGGCCAACGTGTCCGTAGGCGTACTCTCCGCAATTGTGGACAACATTCCCGTCATGTTTGCCATCCTGACCATGATGCCGGCCATGGATGCAGGACAGTGGCTGCTCGTGACCCTGACCGCCGGGGTTGGTGGGAGCCTCCTTTCCATCGGCTCCGCCGCCGGTGTCGCCCTCATGGGACAGGCCCGGGGAAAATATACCTTCTTTTCCCATCTGAAATGGACTCCGGTCGTGGCCCTGGGCTTCGCAGCCAGCATTGGGGCGCATCTGCTGGTCAATAGCCACCTGTTCAATAATGTTGCTGTTATCGTGCATTGA
- a CDS encoding HAMP domain-containing protein, with the protein MSNWRWVRWAAWATRSKRGWLATLFLFLVVATTLTTGLGLQVQTAAGGNYSLAFLILLYINLFLLLALGFLVVRNLSRLWLDRRQQRAGSQLRTRMVAMFVALSLVPTVVVAILSLELLNRGVDSWFSDRITQALAHSLEVARSYYQESQRTIRHDAEDIARNRIITSSVALQDQDATRAALELERLARGLDEIVIQRSNGTRISHAGDLPPDPLPGLTTLRDGSTRALLVSNDTGTRVRAFVYLGGDVYLSTGRWIDRQILGQMEVIEAAYVDYNQLRAAHGLLKNSHALTLALMTLLLLLAAMWSGFRMAGEITDPITELVEGTRKVAAGDLSVTLPVTGDDELATLQAAFNAMTLKLTENQRDLQTTNALLEERRRFMAAILRNISSAVISVNRFDEITLMNPVAGELLGVNLAAAMGQPYATVLPGEVLEPVRTLLKNAPMRSERVPGPGSEGGNMLSTQIQIQAPDRHLTLLIRLTLLENQQDEGSGFILTFDDLTDVLQAQRTRTWSDVARRIAHEIKNPLTPIQLWAQRLRRKYLREGEQERRDWRILDEGTRVIISQVEELRVLVNEFSNFARMPRPDLKNDDLNATIRDVLTLHDTELRAIDFKSEFSNELTLFPYDRGQIKQVVTNLIANALAAIHERQEKEGDAAQPGRLVISTALAQNGQWARVVVADNGIGIPPEDRSRVWEPYFTTKKKGTGLGLAIVKKIIEDHGGTLRLRESPWQGVQVEFQLSMHGPTSASTLSGPTVC; encoded by the coding sequence ATGAGCAACTGGCGGTGGGTCAGATGGGCGGCGTGGGCAACCCGTTCAAAACGGGGTTGGCTGGCCACGCTGTTTTTGTTTTTGGTGGTGGCAACCACCCTGACCACGGGCCTGGGCTTGCAGGTGCAGACGGCAGCCGGGGGCAACTACAGCCTGGCATTTTTGATACTTTTGTATATCAATCTGTTTTTGTTGCTGGCGCTGGGATTTTTGGTGGTGCGCAACCTCTCCCGGCTCTGGCTGGACCGGCGGCAACAACGGGCCGGGTCGCAACTGCGCACCCGCATGGTGGCCATGTTTGTGGCCTTGTCGCTCGTGCCGACGGTGGTGGTGGCGATTTTGTCCCTGGAGCTGCTCAATCGCGGGGTGGATTCCTGGTTTTCCGACCGGATCACCCAGGCACTGGCCCACTCCCTGGAAGTGGCCCGTTCATACTATCAGGAGAGCCAACGGACCATCCGCCACGACGCCGAGGATATTGCCAGAAACCGGATCATCACCTCCAGCGTCGCCTTGCAGGACCAGGATGCGACCCGGGCGGCCCTGGAGCTGGAACGGTTGGCGCGTGGTCTGGATGAAATCGTCATCCAGCGCAGCAATGGCACCCGCATCAGTCATGCGGGGGACCTGCCTCCAGATCCTCTTCCGGGTCTGACAACGCTGCGCGACGGTTCAACCCGGGCACTTTTGGTGAGCAATGACACTGGAACGCGCGTGCGGGCCTTTGTCTATCTGGGAGGGGATGTCTATCTCTCCACCGGTCGCTGGATCGACCGGCAGATTCTCGGCCAGATGGAGGTGATCGAAGCCGCCTATGTCGATTACAACCAGTTGCGGGCCGCCCATGGACTGCTCAAAAACAGCCATGCCCTGACCCTGGCATTGATGACGTTGTTGTTGTTGCTGGCGGCCATGTGGTCCGGGTTCCGAATGGCCGGAGAGATAACCGATCCGATCACCGAACTCGTGGAGGGAACCCGCAAGGTGGCCGCCGGCGATCTCTCCGTCACCCTGCCGGTGACCGGTGACGATGAACTGGCCACCTTGCAGGCCGCCTTCAATGCCATGACCTTGAAGCTGACGGAAAATCAGCGGGATCTGCAAACCACCAATGCCCTGCTGGAAGAGCGGCGGCGCTTCATGGCCGCCATTCTGCGCAATATTTCCTCGGCGGTGATCAGCGTCAATCGCTTCGATGAAATCACCTTGATGAATCCTGTGGCCGGCGAGCTGTTGGGCGTGAATCTGGCTGCGGCCATGGGCCAGCCTTATGCGACGGTGTTGCCGGGAGAGGTGTTGGAGCCGGTACGCACCTTGTTGAAAAATGCTCCCATGCGCTCCGAACGGGTCCCGGGTCCCGGCAGCGAAGGTGGCAACATGCTCTCCACCCAGATTCAGATTCAGGCCCCGGACCGGCATCTGACCCTGCTGATTCGCCTGACCCTGCTGGAAAATCAACAAGATGAAGGGAGCGGGTTCATTCTGACCTTCGATGATTTGACCGATGTTCTGCAGGCGCAACGGACCCGGACCTGGAGTGATGTGGCACGCCGGATTGCCCATGAAATCAAGAATCCATTGACCCCGATTCAATTGTGGGCGCAACGCCTGCGCCGCAAATATCTGCGGGAGGGGGAGCAGGAGCGCCGGGATTGGCGCATCCTGGACGAAGGAACCCGTGTCATCATCAGTCAGGTCGAGGAGCTGCGCGTGCTGGTCAATGAATTTTCCAACTTTGCCCGCATGCCGCGCCCGGATCTGAAAAACGATGACCTCAACGCCACCATCCGCGACGTGTTGACCCTGCATGATACAGAGTTGCGTGCGATTGATTTCAAGAGTGAATTTTCAAATGAACTGACCCTGTTTCCCTATGATCGCGGCCAGATCAAGCAGGTGGTCACCAATCTGATCGCCAACGCCCTGGCGGCGATTCATGAACGGCAGGAAAAAGAGGGGGATGCCGCCCAACCTGGCCGACTTGTCATTTCCACCGCGCTTGCGCAGAATGGCCAATGGGCCAGGGTGGTGGTGGCCGACAACGGCATTGGCATTCCCCCGGAAGACCGGTCACGGGTTTGGGAACCCTATTTCACCACCAAGAAAAAGGGTACCGGCCTGGGCCTGGCCATCGTCAAGAAAATCATCGAGGATCATGGTGGCACCCTGCGGCTGCGGGAATCTCCCTGGCAGGGGGTGCAGGTGGAGTTTCAACTGTCCATGCATGGTCCCACATCGGCATCAACCTTGTCTGGGCCAACGGTTTGTTGA